One Paracoccaceae bacterium genomic region harbors:
- a CDS encoding carbohydrate ABC transporter permease translates to MTDTSNAPDAIRRSGRWVFVTGVTLLCLWVLVPIYLLMVNALSAPAEVTAFPKRFWPSFDTASLEFFFGFRGVVDALWNSVKVAAVTMVLAIGLGAPAGYALSRFDFPGKEAFRFLVIMTRAFPLPLLALPLAVMFIRTGLDDTILGLALVHATLALPFAVLITFSLFSGIPLELEEAAWTLGCTRVQAFIKVVLPLAAPGIAASAVFAFVISWNEVFAAAVLTIENRTLTAFLLQSLDVSPLHLKFAGGAALVIPALLFIFAVRKYLFAMWGIANR, encoded by the coding sequence ATGACCGATACCAGCAATGCCCCCGATGCGATCCGCCGGTCAGGTCGCTGGGTGTTCGTCACCGGCGTGACGCTGCTCTGCCTCTGGGTCCTGGTGCCGATCTACCTGCTGATGGTGAACGCGCTGTCCGCCCCGGCCGAGGTGACCGCATTCCCCAAACGGTTCTGGCCATCGTTCGATACCGCCTCGCTCGAATTCTTCTTCGGGTTCCGCGGCGTGGTCGATGCGCTGTGGAACTCGGTGAAGGTCGCCGCCGTCACGATGGTGCTGGCGATCGGGCTTGGCGCACCGGCGGGCTATGCGCTGTCCCGCTTCGATTTTCCCGGGAAGGAGGCGTTCCGCTTTCTGGTGATCATGACGCGGGCCTTTCCGCTGCCGCTGCTCGCCTTGCCGCTGGCGGTCATGTTCATCCGCACCGGGCTGGATGACACGATCCTGGGCCTGGCCCTGGTCCATGCCACGCTGGCCCTGCCCTTCGCGGTGCTGATCACCTTTTCGCTGTTTTCCGGCATCCCGCTGGAGCTGGAAGAGGCCGCCTGGACCCTGGGGTGCACGCGGGTGCAGGCATTCATCAAGGTGGTGCTTCCGCTGGCCGCCCCCGGCATCGCCGCCAGCGCGGTCTTTGCCTTCGTGATCTCGTGGAATGAGGTCTTTGCCGCCGCTGTCCTGACCATCGAGAACCGCACGCTGACGGCGTTCCTCCTGCAATCGCTGGACGTGTCGCCCCTGCACCTGAAGTTCGCGGGCGGGGCCGCGCTCGTGATCCCGGCACTGCTGTTCATCTTTGCGGTGCGGAAATACCTGTTCGCGATGTGGGGCATCGCCAACCGATAG
- a CDS encoding ABC transporter ATP-binding protein codes for MAEIRIRGVAKSFGAFTALHEVDLTIADREFMVLLGASGCGKTTLLRIIAGLETPSKGEVWIGDRRVDHLPPRERGIAMVFQNYAVFPHLTVFENIAFGLRMKRLPQAEVDRRVKRTAELMHIEMLLKRYSGQLSGGQRQRVAVARALAMEPDVILMDEPLSNLDALLRMEMRAELKGVLAESNTTTIYVTHDQVEAMSMADRIAVMNGGRIVQAAPPVEVYRNPAARFVGSFIGNPPMNFLPATRAPGGWQVAGRLFPGPETARDRIDFAIRPEDMAPAPDGITATVRVVEPLGPHTLVTADADGALLRAILDSNLTPAPGDRLTLAPQPDRIRWFDPETQKAL; via the coding sequence ATGGCCGAAATCCGCATCAGGGGTGTCGCCAAGTCCTTCGGCGCCTTCACCGCGCTGCACGAGGTGGACCTGACGATCGCCGACCGTGAGTTCATGGTCCTGCTCGGGGCCTCGGGCTGCGGCAAGACCACCTTGCTGCGCATCATCGCGGGCCTCGAGACGCCTTCGAAGGGCGAGGTCTGGATCGGCGACAGGCGGGTCGATCACCTGCCCCCGCGCGAACGCGGTATTGCCATGGTGTTCCAGAACTACGCGGTCTTTCCGCATCTGACCGTGTTCGAGAACATCGCCTTCGGCCTTCGGATGAAGCGGCTGCCGCAGGCCGAGGTGGACAGGCGCGTCAAGCGCACCGCCGAACTGATGCATATCGAGATGCTGCTGAAGCGTTATTCGGGCCAGTTGTCCGGTGGCCAGCGGCAGCGCGTGGCGGTTGCCCGCGCCCTGGCGATGGAGCCCGATGTCATCCTGATGGACGAACCGCTGTCGAACCTTGACGCACTGCTGCGGATGGAGATGCGCGCCGAACTGAAGGGCGTGCTGGCGGAATCGAATACCACGACCATCTATGTCACCCACGACCAGGTCGAGGCGATGAGCATGGCCGACCGGATCGCGGTGATGAACGGCGGGCGGATCGTGCAGGCGGCCCCGCCCGTCGAGGTCTACCGCAACCCGGCGGCGCGCTTCGTCGGCAGCTTCATCGGCAACCCGCCGATGAACTTCCTGCCCGCGACACGCGCACCGGGTGGCTGGCAGGTCGCCGGCCGCCTGTTTCCCGGCCCCGAAACCGCCCGGGACCGCATCGACTTTGCGATCCGCCCCGAAGACATGGCACCGGCGCCCGACGGCATCACCGCCACCGTCCGGGTGGTCGAACCGCTGGGGCCGCATACGCTGGTCACGGCAGATGCCGACGGCGCCCTTCTGCGCGCCATTCTCGATTCCAACCTCACCCCGGCGCCGGGCGACCGCCTGACGCTGGCCCCGCAACCCGACCGCATCCGCTGGTTCGACCCCGAGACACAGAAGGCCCTGTGA
- a CDS encoding PIG-L family deacetylase — protein sequence MKILAIGAHPDDVEIFVFGSLMAWRAMGAAVSVAVATDGAAGGQAPPDALRATRRSEAEAAAAALGTMPRFLDFPDGRLMADATLDRALREVIADLSPDLIVTHAPGDYHADHRALSAAVSQAANFAAPVLHMDTMGGTGFAPTHWVDVTAHWPAKCAAIRAHASQRPERFVALAERTAAFRAGECNAPPEARAEAFHFAPRFPFADIRMLLPPAPPLRPVGLPR from the coding sequence GTGAAGATCCTCGCCATCGGAGCGCATCCGGACGATGTGGAGATATTCGTTTTCGGTAGCCTGATGGCGTGGCGCGCGATGGGCGCGGCAGTCTCGGTGGCCGTTGCGACCGATGGCGCGGCAGGCGGGCAGGCACCGCCCGACGCGCTGCGCGCCACCCGCCGCTCCGAGGCCGAGGCCGCAGCCGCCGCGCTAGGCACCATGCCGCGCTTCCTGGACTTTCCAGATGGTCGCCTGATGGCGGATGCCACCCTGGACCGCGCGCTGCGCGAGGTGATCGCAGACCTGTCCCCCGACCTGATCGTGACCCATGCCCCGGGTGACTATCACGCCGACCACCGCGCCCTCTCGGCGGCGGTCAGCCAGGCCGCGAACTTCGCGGCCCCTGTGCTGCACATGGACACGATGGGCGGCACCGGCTTTGCACCGACGCACTGGGTGGATGTGACGGCGCACTGGCCCGCGAAATGCGCGGCGATCCGTGCCCATGCCAGCCAGAGGCCGGAACGCTTCGTCGCCCTGGCAGAGCGCACCGCCGCCTTCCGCGCCGGTGAGTGCAATGCCCCGCCCGAGGCGCGGGCCGAGGCATTCCACTTTGCCCCGCGCTTTCCCTTTGCCGATATCCGCATGCTTCTTCCCCCGGCGCCACCCCTGCGCCCGGTCGGTCTGCCCCGCTAG
- a CDS encoding adenylate/guanylate cyclase domain-containing protein, with protein sequence MGWPGLDGTLRRAVEAGQERTATAGPGPAALPARVGAEIARREAAAERTIGWAQLVFVLFFSLLYAIAPRAEGGEGQSLVPATLAAYFVFTLFRLILSYRRVLPDWFLMLSILVDVALLCGLIFSFHIQYAQPPAFYLKAPTMIHFFIFISLRALRFDPRFVLLAGLASVAGWMSMVAYALLSDMGKMYVTRNYVEYLTSNAILVGAEIDKAAALLSVTLILSFALYRARSVLMDAIASRSAADDLSQFFAPDVARTITHAEAMPVAGQSEVREAAILFLDVRGFTPTAAGMEPGAVMAVLGRYQQIALDVIGARGGQIDKFLGDGILATFGAVRDSATPAADALLAASTAIAEMDRHAAEFAALGWPGVFRTGAGVAAGSVTAGVVGAAGRLEFTVIGDAVNRAAKFEAANKMLGSRVLTDSATLAAAQAQGFDAGGVVQRTGVRVPGVAAPVDLAVLA encoded by the coding sequence ATGGGGTGGCCCGGATTGGACGGAACGCTGCGGCGCGCAGTCGAGGCGGGGCAGGAACGGACGGCGACAGCCGGACCCGGCCCTGCCGCCCTGCCCGCGCGCGTCGGCGCCGAGATCGCCCGGCGCGAAGCCGCAGCGGAACGCACGATCGGCTGGGCGCAGCTGGTATTCGTGCTGTTCTTCAGCCTGCTGTACGCCATCGCACCCCGGGCCGAAGGTGGCGAGGGGCAGAGCCTTGTGCCCGCGACGCTGGCCGCATATTTCGTCTTCACGCTGTTCCGGCTGATCCTGTCCTACCGGCGTGTGCTGCCCGACTGGTTCCTGATGCTGTCGATCCTGGTCGACGTGGCGCTGCTGTGCGGGCTCATCTTCTCGTTCCACATCCAGTATGCGCAGCCGCCCGCCTTCTATCTGAAGGCGCCGACGATGATCCATTTCTTCATCTTCATCAGCCTTCGCGCGCTGCGCTTCGATCCGCGCTTCGTGTTGCTCGCCGGGTTGGCTTCGGTGGCCGGCTGGATGAGCATGGTCGCCTATGCGCTTCTGTCGGACATGGGCAAGATGTATGTGACACGCAACTACGTCGAGTACCTGACCTCGAACGCCATCCTTGTCGGGGCAGAGATCGACAAGGCGGCGGCGCTTCTGTCGGTCACCCTGATCCTGTCCTTCGCGCTCTACCGGGCAAGGTCCGTGCTGATGGATGCGATAGCGTCGCGCAGCGCGGCCGATGACCTGTCGCAGTTCTTCGCGCCCGATGTGGCGCGGACCATCACCCATGCCGAGGCGATGCCGGTTGCGGGACAGTCCGAGGTGCGCGAGGCCGCGATCCTGTTTCTGGATGTGCGGGGGTTCACACCGACCGCCGCAGGCATGGAGCCGGGCGCCGTGATGGCCGTGCTCGGCCGCTACCAGCAGATCGCGCTTGACGTCATCGGGGCGCGGGGCGGGCAGATCGACAAGTTCCTGGGCGACGGCATCCTGGCGACCTTCGGTGCGGTACGCGACAGCGCGACACCGGCGGCCGATGCGCTGCTGGCGGCCTCGACGGCGATAGCCGAGATGGATCGGCATGCCGCCGAGTTTGCAGCGCTCGGATGGCCCGGCGTGTTTCGCACGGGCGCCGGGGTTGCCGCCGGGTCCGTCACGGCGGGCGTCGTCGGCGCGGCGGGGCGGCTGGAGTTCACCGTGATCGGCGACGCGGTGAACCGCGCGGCCAAGTTCGAGGCAGCGAACAAGATGCTCGGTAGCAGGGTGCTGACCGACTCGGCCACGCTGGCGGCCGCGCAGGCGCAGGGCTTCGATGCCGGCGGCGTGGTGCAGCGGACCGGCGTTCGCGTGCCCGGGGTCGCGGCGCCGGTCGATCTGGCGGTGCTGGCATGA
- a CDS encoding adenylate/guanylate cyclase domain-containing protein — protein MIAPAEAPRWQLRATDLRIGTGLVLFAYATTHMINHALGLWSFEAMQAGQDLRLSITRNPLGTGVLFTAILVHFALGVASVLRMRSWQMGMRNLVQLGFGLAIPVFLIRHVWDTRGVSELFGIDDSYAYALWGMWPNEGLNQALLMLAVWGHGCVGLHHWLNRNEGYRRTVWLWYGLAVLLPALSYAGFVTAARAFKATGVYRNPFKPGEWDILLDRIAWSETVYVLVLAGLAGIWAMSIARDRLRPRIAVSYAGGTRVLAPPGQTVLDTSRQNRIPHASVCGGRARCSTCRVRVLETAAELPPVGAVEAQVLARVGAPGNVRLACQLRPEADLTVSPLLPGRRDSLRRVRLDRYHWGVEQEVTILFADLRGFTRMSEGKLPFDVVFLLNQFLGQMAGAIEDTGGHVDKFMGDGIMAIYGMDRPMALGAAQAIDGARAMGGVLGSLNQSLREDLPSPLSMGIGLHAGPAILGRIGAAERSEAAAQLTALGETVNVASRLEAATKELGVQAIVSAACMAVSGLTPGQGLVRHGLSVRGKSTTVDVWAARIATDLPDPRAGER, from the coding sequence ATGATCGCGCCGGCCGAGGCACCCCGCTGGCAACTGCGGGCGACCGATCTGCGGATCGGAACCGGGCTGGTCCTGTTCGCCTATGCCACGACGCACATGATCAACCACGCGCTCGGCCTGTGGTCGTTCGAGGCGATGCAGGCCGGCCAGGACCTGCGGCTGTCGATCACCCGCAACCCGCTGGGGACCGGCGTGCTGTTCACCGCCATCCTGGTGCATTTCGCGCTTGGCGTGGCCTCGGTGCTGCGGATGCGATCGTGGCAGATGGGCATGCGCAACCTTGTCCAGCTGGGGTTTGGTCTGGCGATTCCTGTGTTCCTGATCCGCCATGTCTGGGACACGCGCGGGGTGTCCGAGCTGTTCGGAATCGACGACAGCTATGCCTATGCGCTCTGGGGGATGTGGCCGAACGAGGGGTTGAACCAGGCGCTTCTGATGCTGGCGGTATGGGGGCATGGCTGCGTCGGCCTGCATCACTGGCTGAACCGGAACGAAGGATACCGGCGGACGGTGTGGCTGTGGTACGGGCTTGCGGTTCTGCTGCCCGCGCTGTCCTACGCCGGATTCGTGACGGCGGCGCGGGCGTTCAAGGCGACCGGCGTCTATCGCAATCCGTTCAAGCCTGGCGAGTGGGACATCCTGCTGGATCGCATCGCCTGGTCGGAAACCGTCTATGTGCTGGTGCTGGCAGGGCTGGCGGGCATCTGGGCGATGTCGATTGCGCGCGACCGGCTGCGCCCGCGCATCGCCGTCAGCTATGCAGGCGGCACACGCGTCCTGGCGCCGCCGGGGCAAACCGTGCTGGACACAAGTCGGCAGAACCGCATCCCCCATGCCTCGGTCTGCGGCGGGCGGGCACGGTGCTCGACCTGCCGGGTGCGCGTGCTTGAAACTGCGGCAGAGCTGCCGCCGGTCGGGGCGGTCGAGGCGCAGGTGCTGGCGCGGGTCGGGGCCCCCGGCAACGTGCGGCTGGCCTGCCAGTTGCGCCCCGAGGCAGACCTGACCGTGTCGCCGCTGTTGCCCGGACGGCGCGACAGCCTGCGGCGGGTGCGGCTCGACCGCTATCACTGGGGGGTGGAGCAGGAAGTGACGATCCTGTTCGCCGACCTGCGCGGCTTCACCAGGATGTCCGAGGGCAAGCTGCCCTTCGATGTGGTGTTCCTGCTGAACCAGTTCCTCGGCCAGATGGCCGGCGCGATCGAGGACACGGGCGGCCATGTCGACAAGTTCATGGGTGACGGGATCATGGCGATCTACGGCATGGACCGTCCCATGGCCCTGGGTGCGGCGCAGGCGATTGACGGCGCAAGGGCCATGGGCGGCGTCCTGGGATCGCTGAACCAGTCGCTGCGCGAGGATCTGCCAAGTCCGCTGTCCATGGGCATCGGGCTGCACGCGGGACCGGCGATCCTCGGCCGGATCGGCGCGGCCGAACGCAGCGAGGCGGCGGCGCAGCTGACCGCCCTGGGCGAGACCGTCAACGTGGCCTCCCGGCTGGAGGCGGCAACCAAGGAGCTTGGCGTGCAGGCCATCGTTTCGGCGGCCTGCATGGCGGTGTCGGGCCTGACGCCCGGGCAGGGCCTTGTGCGGCACGGTCTGTCGGTGCGGGGCAAGAGCACCACGGTCGATGTCTGGGCGGCGCGGATCGCGACCGATCTGCCCGATCCCCGGGCGGGGGAGAGGTGA
- a CDS encoding DUF3095 domain-containing protein: MTGDPAAVDWLAGLPVFGSFADVADEIRYAPLPDGWSLAMSDVVASGQAIAAGRYKAVNMAAAAVITAVLNGSGLRDLPFVFGGDGAAIAVPPGAEGAARAALAAAATWIAEEMALTMRVAMVPVAAIRAAGRDMRVARMRASDDVAFALFAGGGSAWAEAEMKAGRFAVAPAAPGTRPDLAGLSCRWNPLAARRGNIVSLIVAPEPGADPASFRALVADLTAIAAETAGGGHPLPAEGPAPEVHFGGVAAEARAQAPPGRRLRARIAIAAQIVLTVILHRTGWRLAGFDARAYAREVTANSDFRKFDDGLKMTLDIGDTGLARIVARLDRARADGVARHGLHRQDAALITCIVPSVTQRDHIHFVDGAGGGYAEAARAMKAAADAA, translated from the coding sequence ATGACGGGCGACCCCGCTGCGGTGGATTGGCTGGCAGGGCTGCCGGTGTTCGGCAGCTTTGCCGATGTCGCGGACGAGATCCGCTATGCCCCGCTGCCGGATGGCTGGTCGCTTGCGATGTCGGATGTCGTGGCCTCTGGCCAGGCGATTGCGGCGGGCCGCTACAAGGCGGTGAACATGGCGGCGGCGGCGGTGATCACGGCCGTGCTGAACGGCAGCGGGCTGCGCGATCTGCCCTTCGTGTTCGGCGGTGACGGCGCGGCCATCGCGGTGCCACCCGGGGCCGAAGGCGCCGCCCGGGCGGCCCTTGCCGCTGCCGCGACATGGATCGCCGAGGAGATGGCGCTGACCATGCGGGTGGCCATGGTGCCGGTGGCGGCGATCCGCGCCGCAGGGCGCGACATGCGCGTGGCGCGGATGCGCGCCAGCGACGACGTCGCCTTCGCACTGTTCGCGGGCGGCGGTTCGGCCTGGGCCGAGGCCGAGATGAAGGCCGGACGGTTTGCCGTTGCCCCGGCAGCGCCGGGAACCCGGCCCGACCTGGCGGGCCTGTCCTGCCGGTGGAACCCGCTGGCGGCACGGCGCGGCAACATCGTGTCGCTGATCGTCGCGCCGGAACCGGGCGCCGATCCGGCGTCGTTCCGCGCCCTCGTCGCCGATCTGACCGCGATCGCGGCCGAGACGGCGGGCGGTGGCCACCCCCTGCCCGCCGAGGGGCCCGCGCCAGAGGTGCATTTCGGCGGCGTCGCGGCCGAGGCGCGGGCGCAGGCACCGCCGGGGCGTCGCCTGCGCGCCCGGATCGCGATCGCCGCGCAGATCGTGTTGACCGTGATCCTGCACCGTACCGGCTGGCGGCTTGCCGGATTCGACGCCCGGGCCTACGCGCGCGAAGTCACGGCGAACAGCGATTTTCGCAAGTTCGACGACGGGCTGAAGATGACGCTCGACATCGGGGACACCGGGCTGGCGCGCATCGTGGCGCGGCTGGACCGGGCGCGCGCCGACGGCGTGGCCCGTCACGGGCTGCACCGGCAGGACGCGGCGCTGATCACCTGCATCGTGCCATCGGTCACACAGCGCGACCACATCCACTTCGTCGATGGCGCGGGCGGCGGCTATGCCGAGGCGGCGCGCGCCATGAAGGCCGCCGCAGATGCAGCTTGA
- a CDS encoding ATP-binding cassette domain-containing protein, giving the protein MIEPNITRYIWTHTRTQQAWVLSIVVISMIPYYMSFNLPKDIVNGPIQGAGFEEPGATQTFLRFAPDLPVIGQVTILPGWDLDRMGMLFALSFVFLGLVVVNGLFKFYINTYKGRLGERLLRRLRFNLIDHILRFPPATFKRLKPAEVAGMVKDEVEPMGGFAGEAFVTPALLGGQAATALLFIFVQSVPLGLMTAAIVAVQALLIPRLRRRLLVLGRQRQLTARELAGRVSEIVEGIQTVHAYDTSNWERADVGARLGRIFKIRFDIYQWKFMVKFINNFLAQVTPFLFYIVGGWLALNGRLDIGQLVAVIAAYKDLPGPLKELIDWDQNRQDVQVKYQTVVSQFAVEGVMDPSLQAVSVEAASGRLGAPLAAQGLIVADDSGAVALDGVTFALRPGETVALVGPTGSGTDTLAEALARVVWPTAGRVTAGETDLRDLPEWVTGRAVTYAGPDPFFFFGTVRDNLVYGLRHAPLREADLDSAARAHRDWARAEARRAGNPEHDVDGDWIDYAHAGCADPKLLWTQVFAALETVALTRDVLDFALRSSIDPAAHPHLAERIVAMRADLRTALRAQSLDDLIVPFEPGAYNAEAPVLENLLFGHARAPELGPSDIGQNSYFRTILAQSGLDNRLYDMGREIARTAVELFGDLPPDHPLLQQQTLVTADDLPDFSAILARLDAPGVQATAADRTRMIRLSFAYVEPRHRFGLMTPALMAEIVAFRAAFREAMPQSLRDGFEPYDPGRFIGSSTLLDNMLFGRISQKYRDGTERIYGVVTGLLQPLGLHDAVLNIGLEFHMGSGGKRLTAAQRQKLALARALLRQSDYYVFNRPLSALDPRTQDQLLRATLAHLRRGGRSPGIAWALATPLLAAQFDRVAVLDKGRIVEEGSVTELTEKNGFFAGMMSA; this is encoded by the coding sequence ATGATCGAGCCGAACATCACCCGCTACATCTGGACCCATACCCGGACCCAGCAGGCCTGGGTGCTGTCCATCGTGGTGATCTCGATGATCCCCTACTACATGTCCTTCAACCTGCCCAAGGACATCGTGAACGGTCCGATCCAGGGCGCGGGGTTCGAGGAGCCGGGCGCAACGCAGACCTTCCTGCGCTTCGCGCCGGACCTGCCGGTCATCGGCCAGGTTACCATCCTGCCCGGGTGGGATCTGGACCGGATGGGGATGCTGTTCGCGCTCAGCTTCGTGTTCCTCGGGCTGGTCGTGGTCAACGGACTCTTCAAGTTCTACATCAACACCTACAAGGGCCGGCTGGGTGAACGGCTGCTGCGGCGGCTGCGGTTCAACCTGATCGACCATATCCTGCGCTTCCCGCCCGCAACCTTCAAACGCCTCAAGCCGGCCGAAGTCGCGGGCATGGTGAAGGACGAGGTCGAGCCGATGGGCGGGTTCGCGGGCGAGGCCTTTGTGACGCCTGCGCTGCTGGGCGGGCAGGCTGCGACGGCACTGCTGTTCATCTTCGTGCAAAGCGTTCCGCTGGGCCTGATGACGGCGGCCATCGTTGCCGTGCAGGCGCTGCTGATCCCGCGGCTCCGGCGGCGGCTGCTGGTGCTGGGGCGTCAGCGGCAGTTGACCGCGCGCGAACTGGCCGGACGGGTCAGCGAGATCGTCGAGGGCATCCAGACGGTGCATGCCTATGATACCTCGAACTGGGAACGCGCCGACGTCGGGGCGCGGCTGGGCCGGATCTTCAAGATCCGGTTCGACATCTACCAGTGGAAGTTCATGGTGAAGTTCATCAACAACTTCCTGGCGCAGGTCACGCCATTCCTGTTCTACATCGTGGGCGGATGGCTGGCGCTGAATGGGCGCCTCGACATCGGACAGCTTGTCGCCGTGATCGCCGCCTACAAGGATCTGCCGGGTCCGCTGAAGGAGCTGATCGACTGGGACCAGAACCGGCAGGACGTGCAGGTGAAGTACCAGACGGTCGTCAGCCAGTTCGCCGTCGAGGGGGTGATGGACCCGTCGCTTCAGGCCGTGTCGGTCGAGGCGGCGTCAGGGCGACTTGGTGCGCCGCTGGCCGCGCAGGGTCTGATCGTGGCCGATGACAGCGGGGCGGTGGCGCTTGACGGCGTGACCTTTGCGCTGCGTCCCGGCGAGACGGTGGCCCTTGTCGGCCCCACGGGATCGGGGACGGACACGCTGGCCGAGGCGTTGGCGCGGGTGGTCTGGCCCACTGCGGGCCGGGTCACGGCAGGCGAAACCGACCTGCGCGACCTGCCCGAGTGGGTGACCGGCAGGGCCGTGACCTATGCCGGTCCGGATCCGTTCTTCTTTTTCGGCACGGTCCGCGACAACCTGGTCTATGGCCTGCGCCACGCGCCGCTGCGCGAAGCCGATCTGGACAGCGCCGCGCGCGCGCACCGCGACTGGGCCAGAGCCGAGGCCCGGCGGGCCGGCAACCCCGAACATGACGTTGACGGCGACTGGATCGACTATGCCCACGCCGGTTGCGCCGACCCGAAATTGCTTTGGACACAGGTGTTTGCGGCACTGGAAACCGTGGCGCTGACCCGCGATGTCCTGGATTTCGCGCTGCGGTCGAGCATCGACCCTGCCGCTCACCCGCATCTGGCCGAACGGATCGTGGCGATGCGGGCCGACCTGCGGACGGCACTGCGCGCGCAGTCGCTGGACGACCTGATCGTTCCGTTCGAGCCGGGCGCCTACAATGCCGAGGCGCCGGTGCTGGAGAACCTGCTGTTTGGCCACGCGCGGGCACCCGAACTCGGGCCGTCCGACATTGGCCAGAACAGCTATTTCCGCACCATCCTCGCGCAATCCGGGCTCGACAACCGGCTCTACGACATGGGGCGCGAGATTGCGCGCACGGCGGTCGAGCTGTTCGGCGACCTGCCGCCCGATCATCCCTTGCTGCAGCAGCAGACGCTGGTGACGGCGGACGACCTGCCGGATTTCAGCGCGATCCTCGCGCGGCTTGACGCGCCGGGCGTGCAGGCCACGGCCGCCGACCGGACGCGCATGATCCGCCTGAGTTTCGCCTATGTCGAGCCGCGCCACCGCTTCGGTCTGATGACCCCTGCGCTGATGGCCGAGATCGTGGCCTTCCGCGCAGCCTTCCGCGAGGCGATGCCGCAGTCGCTGCGCGACGGGTTCGAACCCTACGATCCCGGGCGGTTCATCGGGTCCTCGACCCTGCTGGACAACATGCTGTTCGGTCGGATCAGCCAGAAATACCGCGACGGAACCGAACGGATCTACGGCGTGGTGACGGGGCTGCTGCAGCCGCTGGGGCTGCATGACGCGGTTCTGAACATCGGGCTCGAATTCCACATGGGCAGCGGGGGCAAGCGGTTGACGGCAGCGCAGCGGCAGAAGCTGGCCTTGGCGCGGGCCCTGCTGCGGCAGTCGGACTACTACGTCTTCAACCGGCCTCTCTCGGCGCTCGACCCGCGGACGCAGGACCAGCTCCTGCGGGCCACGCTGGCACATCTGCGCCGCGGCGGGCGCTCCCCGGGCATCGCCTGGGCGCTTGCCACGCCCCTGCTGGCCGCGCAGTTCGACCGGGTGGCAGTTCTGGACAAGGGGCGTATCGTGGAAGAGGGATCGGTCACGGAATTGACCGAAAAGAACGGTTTCTTCGCCGGGATGATGTCGGCATAA
- a CDS encoding cyclic nucleotide-binding domain-containing protein: MALNEEVTMLRQVPLFAGVSPPRLKLIAFSSERVTYRPGEILCLQGEAGDAAFVILSGLAEVLVDGPKGPNRVAELSENAVVGEIAILCDVARTATVKAVTQVEALRIGKENFLKLMHDFPEMAIEVVRVLADRLSRTTQELAQAKSRLEKGMH; the protein is encoded by the coding sequence GTGGCGCTGAACGAAGAAGTGACGATGCTGCGGCAGGTGCCGCTGTTCGCGGGCGTTTCGCCGCCGCGGCTCAAGCTGATTGCCTTCAGCTCGGAGCGCGTGACCTATCGCCCCGGGGAAATCCTGTGCCTGCAGGGCGAGGCGGGGGATGCGGCCTTTGTGATCCTGTCGGGTCTGGCCGAGGTTCTGGTGGACGGGCCGAAAGGGCCGAACCGGGTGGCGGAACTGTCCGAAAACGCCGTGGTGGGCGAGATCGCGATCCTGTGCGACGTCGCCCGCACCGCGACCGTAAAGGCGGTGACCCAGGTCGAGGCGCTGCGGATCGGGAAGGAGAACTTCCTGAAACTCATGCATGATTTCCCCGAAATGGCGATCGAGGTGGTCCGCGTTCTGGCCGACCGGCTGAGCCGGACGACCCAGGAACTTGCGCAGGCGAAAAGCCGCCTCGAGAAAGGCATGCACTGA